One genomic region from Syntrophales bacterium encodes:
- a CDS encoding metalloregulator ArsR/SmtB family transcription factor yields MEEFIKVMKALSDPNRVKLLKLLQKREMCVCEIQAALEIAQPTVSKHLKVLEKAGLVGRKKDGLWVNYFLADGTRSPYAASLLGNLRHWLDNNPQIQELTERSAGIRRNYICGCRE; encoded by the coding sequence ATGGAAGAGTTTATCAAGGTCATGAAAGCGCTTTCCGATCCTAATCGGGTGAAGCTGCTGAAACTGCTTCAGAAGCGGGAGATGTGCGTCTGCGAAATTCAGGCGGCGCTCGAGATCGCCCAGCCCACGGTCTCCAAGCATCTCAAAGTCTTGGAGAAGGCGGGCCTCGTAGGCCGCAAGAAAGACGGCCTCTGGGTGAACTACTTCCTGGCCGACGGCACCCGGAGCCCGTATGCGGCGAGCCTTCTGGGCAACCTGCGCCATTGGCTGGATAACAATCCGCAGATTCAAGAGCTTACGGAAAGGAGCGCCGGGATCCGTCGTAATTATATCTGCGGCTGCCGCGAATGA